In Mycobacterium gallinarum, a single window of DNA contains:
- a CDS encoding urease accessory protein UreD: MRSDVLVVAQRGRRPRIESSGGIAARETEPDTVHLVSAAATPLGGDSICVRIVVEPGALLRVRTAAATMTLPGPTTHESHANWLLEVAGELDLDPQPTVVAAASRHITSTRLAVEGSGRVKLRERIQIGRTDERQGFWSGSLHADVDGTALLRHRIELGRGSAADDELAAPMACISELHYPQTEVDTAGMTLALARGGCLSTWQGERL, encoded by the coding sequence ATGCGATCCGACGTGCTCGTCGTCGCGCAACGCGGCCGCCGCCCTCGCATAGAATCCAGCGGTGGTATCGCGGCCCGGGAAACCGAACCCGACACCGTGCACCTGGTGTCGGCGGCGGCCACCCCGCTCGGCGGAGACTCCATATGTGTGCGCATCGTGGTGGAACCGGGCGCGCTGCTGCGCGTGCGCACCGCCGCCGCGACGATGACGCTGCCCGGACCGACCACCCATGAGTCACATGCGAATTGGCTCCTCGAGGTCGCCGGCGAGCTCGATCTGGACCCGCAACCGACCGTCGTTGCGGCCGCTTCCCGGCATATCACGTCGACACGGCTGGCCGTCGAAGGATCCGGCCGCGTCAAGTTGCGCGAGCGGATCCAGATCGGGAGAACTGATGAACGGCAGGGCTTTTGGTCCGGATCGCTACACGCCGACGTCGACGGGACGGCGCTACTGCGGCATCGCATCGAGCTGGGTCGAGGTTCGGCGGCCGACGACGAGTTGGCCGCGCCGATGGCTTGCATCAGCGAATTGCACTACCCACAGACGGAAGTCGACACCGCCGGCATGACTCTCGCGCTGGCGCGTGGCGGCTGCCTGTCGACCT
- the ureG gene encoding urease accessory protein UreG: MPPQPPHFLDGQPHGHTDRPKRRRTPGEPLRIGIGGPVGSGKTALVAALCRQLRDELSLAVLTNDIYTTEDADFLRRHAVLPDGRIAAVQTGGCPHTAIRDDITANLDAIDDLIAGNEQLDLILVESGGDNLTATFSSGLVDVQIFVIDVAGGDKVPRKGGPGVTYSDLLVVNKTDLAPLVGADLDVMRRDAATVRGDRPAVLISLTEDPAATAVLTWVREQLKVAV; the protein is encoded by the coding sequence ATGCCGCCTCAGCCACCGCATTTCCTCGACGGCCAGCCACACGGTCACACCGACCGGCCCAAACGCCGGCGGACACCGGGGGAGCCGTTGCGCATCGGCATCGGCGGGCCGGTCGGCTCGGGCAAGACGGCGTTGGTCGCCGCGTTGTGCAGGCAACTGCGTGACGAGCTGTCGTTGGCCGTGCTCACCAACGACATCTACACCACAGAAGACGCCGACTTCCTGCGCCGTCACGCCGTCCTGCCCGACGGCCGCATCGCCGCGGTGCAGACCGGCGGCTGCCCCCACACCGCGATCCGCGACGACATCACCGCCAACCTCGACGCGATCGACGATCTCATCGCGGGCAACGAGCAGCTCGACCTGATCCTGGTGGAATCCGGTGGCGACAACCTGACGGCCACCTTCTCGTCCGGGCTGGTGGACGTTCAGATCTTCGTCATCGATGTCGCAGGCGGCGACAAAGTTCCCCGCAAGGGCGGCCCGGGCGTCACCTACTCGGATCTGTTGGTGGTCAACAAGACTGATCTGGCACCGCTCGTCGGGGCCGATCTCGACGTGATGCGGCGCGACGCGGCCACCGTGCGCGGCGACCGGCCGGCGGTATTGATCTCGCTGACCGAAGACCCCGCCGCGACCGCCGTGCTCACGTGGGTGCGCGAGCAGCTGAAGGTCGCGGTCTGA
- a CDS encoding urease accessory protein UreF codes for MNLATLLTLSDSRLPTGGHVHSGGVEEAVTEGLVRDLVTLRAFLIRRIRTTGLVTASVAAAVHSASLPVSGADAEIDARTPAPAARQASRAQGRGLLRLARRVWPAEGWESLGAAPHLATVAGTVGAASGLEPQQTALTVVYTTMTGSATAAQRLLALDPGDVAALTFELAPLCDQTSATACKELADLSDPLLDLLAQRHSQRERPLFAS; via the coding sequence ATGAACTTGGCGACACTGCTGACACTTTCGGACTCGCGGCTGCCGACCGGCGGCCACGTGCACTCCGGAGGTGTCGAGGAGGCCGTCACCGAGGGTCTGGTCCGCGACCTCGTCACGCTGCGGGCCTTCCTGATCCGGCGAATCCGCACCACCGGATTGGTGACCGCATCGGTGGCCGCGGCCGTGCACAGCGCCAGCCTGCCGGTCAGCGGCGCGGACGCCGAGATCGACGCCCGCACACCGGCACCCGCCGCGCGTCAGGCATCCCGCGCGCAAGGGCGCGGTCTGCTGCGGCTCGCCCGACGGGTCTGGCCGGCCGAAGGCTGGGAATCGCTGGGTGCCGCGCCGCACCTCGCCACCGTGGCCGGAACCGTCGGCGCGGCCAGTGGGCTCGAACCCCAACAGACAGCGCTGACCGTGGTCTACACGACGATGACCGGATCCGCTACGGCCGCGCAACGACTACTGGCGCTGGACCCAGGCGACGTCGCGGCGCTGACCTTCGAGCTGGCCCCGTTGTGCGACCAAACCTCCGCGACGGCCTGCAAGGAGTTGGCCGACCTGTCTGATCCGCTGCTCGACCTGCTGGCCCAGAGGCACAGCCAACGCGAGCGACCCCTGTTCGCATCCTGA
- a CDS encoding urease subunit alpha: protein MSAISRARYAALFGPTTGDRIRLADTDLFIEITEDRSGGPGLAGDEAVFGGGKVLRESMGQGRATRADGAPDTVITGVVIIDHWGIIKADIGIRDGRIVAIGKAGNPDIMSGVHPDLVVGPSTEIIAGNGRIVTAGGIDCHVHLICPQIMGEALGGGITTIIGGGTGPAEGSKATTVTPGGWHLGRMLEALDSWPMNIALLGKGNTVSTESMWEQLRGGASGFKLHEDWGSTPAAIDACLSVADAAGVQVALHSDTLNEAGFVEDTIGAINGRSIHAYHTEGAGGGHAPDIIRVAAEPYVLPSSTNPTRPHTVNTLDEHLDMLMVCHHLNPSVPEDLAFAESRIRPSTMAAEDLLHDIGAISMIGSDSQAMGRIGEVVIRTWQTAHVMKRRRGALEGDKSGVRQSDNNRARRYVAKYTICPAIAHGLDDEIGSVEVGKLADLVLWEPAFFGVRPHAVLKGGMIAWAAMGDANASIPTPQPVLPRPMFGAATAAASATSVHFVSSQALDDGLADRLAVNRRLVAVKDVRNVGKVDMPFNDALPEIEVDPDTFTVRIDGDVWREDPAVELPMAQRYFLF from the coding sequence ATGAGCGCCATTTCCCGCGCCAGGTATGCAGCGCTCTTCGGACCCACGACCGGCGACCGCATCCGATTGGCGGATACCGATCTGTTCATCGAGATCACCGAGGATCGCAGCGGCGGGCCGGGTCTGGCCGGCGACGAGGCGGTCTTCGGTGGCGGCAAGGTGTTGCGCGAGTCGATGGGCCAGGGCCGGGCAACCCGGGCCGACGGCGCACCCGACACCGTGATCACCGGCGTGGTCATCATCGACCACTGGGGAATCATCAAGGCCGACATCGGTATTCGCGACGGCCGGATCGTCGCGATCGGCAAGGCCGGCAACCCCGACATCATGTCCGGGGTGCACCCCGATCTCGTGGTCGGTCCGTCGACCGAGATCATCGCCGGCAACGGCCGAATCGTCACCGCCGGTGGTATCGACTGCCATGTCCATTTGATCTGTCCGCAGATCATGGGGGAAGCCCTCGGTGGTGGCATCACCACAATCATCGGCGGCGGTACCGGACCCGCGGAGGGCAGCAAGGCCACCACCGTGACGCCGGGGGGGTGGCATCTGGGGCGCATGCTGGAGGCGCTGGACTCATGGCCGATGAACATTGCGCTGCTCGGCAAGGGCAATACCGTCAGTACCGAATCGATGTGGGAGCAATTGCGCGGCGGCGCTTCAGGTTTCAAGCTGCACGAAGATTGGGGGTCCACCCCCGCGGCGATCGACGCCTGCCTTTCCGTCGCCGATGCGGCCGGCGTGCAGGTTGCCCTGCACTCGGACACCCTGAACGAGGCGGGTTTCGTCGAGGACACGATCGGTGCGATCAACGGTCGGTCGATTCACGCCTACCACACCGAGGGCGCCGGCGGCGGCCACGCGCCCGACATCATCCGCGTCGCCGCGGAACCGTACGTCTTGCCGAGTTCGACCAATCCCACGCGTCCGCACACCGTCAACACCCTCGATGAACACCTCGACATGTTGATGGTGTGCCATCACCTCAACCCTTCGGTGCCAGAGGATCTCGCATTCGCCGAAAGCCGCATCCGCCCGTCGACGATGGCGGCCGAGGATCTGCTGCACGACATCGGGGCGATCTCGATGATCGGCAGCGACTCCCAGGCGATGGGGCGCATCGGCGAAGTGGTGATCCGCACCTGGCAGACCGCTCACGTGATGAAGCGACGCCGGGGTGCATTGGAAGGGGATAAGTCCGGCGTCCGTCAATCCGACAACAATCGCGCCCGCCGGTACGTCGCGAAATACACGATCTGCCCGGCCATCGCGCACGGCCTCGACGACGAGATCGGCTCGGTGGAGGTGGGTAAGCTCGCCGACCTCGTGCTGTGGGAGCCCGCGTTCTTCGGCGTCCGGCCGCACGCGGTGCTCAAGGGCGGGATGATCGCCTGGGCCGCAATGGGTGACGCGAACGCGTCGATTCCCACACCGCAGCCCGTACTGCCGCGACCGATGTTTGGTGCGGCGACGGCAGCGGCGTCGGCGACCTCGGTGCATTTCGTATCCTCACAGGCCCTCGATGACGGGCTTGCCGACCGGCTCGCCGTCAACCGCAGGCTCGTCGCGGTCAAGGATGTCCGCAATGTCGGCAAGGTCGACATGCCGTTCAACGACGCGCTGCCCGAAATCGAGGTCGACCCCGACACGTTCACCGTCCGTATCGACGGCGACGTGTGGCGAGAGGACCCCGCCGTCGAGTTGCCCATGGCGCAACGCTATTTCCTGTTCTGA
- a CDS encoding urease subunit beta, whose translation MTADDASWAPGEIVYGTGDIEINQGARRVEMEILNTGDRPVQVGSHVHLPQSNAALRFDRAAAHGHRLDIPAGTAVRFEPGVAQRVSLVPLRGSREVYGLSLQPPGRLDT comes from the coding sequence ATGACGGCCGACGATGCGTCGTGGGCGCCCGGCGAGATCGTCTACGGCACCGGCGATATCGAGATCAACCAGGGCGCGCGACGGGTCGAGATGGAGATCCTCAACACCGGCGACCGTCCCGTCCAGGTCGGTAGCCACGTGCACCTGCCACAAAGCAATGCCGCCCTGCGATTCGATCGTGCAGCCGCCCACGGACATCGGCTCGACATTCCCGCCGGCACCGCGGTGCGGTTCGAACCCGGTGTTGCCCAGCGGGTCTCGTTGGTACCGCTGCGCGGATCACGCGAGGTGTATGGGTTGAGCCTGCAACCGCCCGGCCGATTGGACACGTGA
- a CDS encoding urease subunit gamma, giving the protein MRLTPHEQDRLLLSYAAELARRRQARGLKLNHPEAVAVITDHLLEGARDGRTVVELMASGREVLSREDVMAGVPEMLDDVQVEATFPDGTKLVTVHHPIP; this is encoded by the coding sequence ATGCGATTAACGCCGCATGAACAGGACAGGTTGCTGCTGTCGTACGCCGCAGAGCTGGCGCGCAGGCGCCAGGCGCGCGGGCTGAAACTCAACCACCCCGAGGCCGTTGCGGTGATCACCGATCACCTTCTCGAAGGGGCGCGCGACGGTCGCACGGTCGTGGAGTTGATGGCCAGCGGCCGCGAGGTTCTCAGCCGCGAGGACGTGATGGCCGGCGTTCCGGAGATGCTCGACGACGTCCAGGTGGAGGCGACGTTCCCCGATGGGACGAAACTCGTCACCGTCCACCATCCGATCCCATGA
- a CDS encoding PaaI family thioesterase — translation MSTDIPAGLGAGFDSAIGLEFLELTPEGGTARLEINDKLLQPWGIVHGGVYCSIIESLASVSGQVWLSENGGGHVVGVNNNTDFLRAISAGTVTAVSVPIHRGRRQQLWLITITDDTDRVVARGQVRLQNLPAE, via the coding sequence GTGAGCACAGACATCCCAGCCGGCCTCGGCGCCGGATTCGACTCGGCGATCGGCCTCGAATTCCTCGAGCTGACCCCCGAGGGCGGCACCGCCCGTCTCGAGATCAACGACAAGCTGCTGCAACCGTGGGGGATCGTGCACGGTGGCGTGTACTGCTCGATCATCGAGAGCCTGGCCAGCGTGTCGGGGCAGGTCTGGCTCAGCGAGAACGGCGGCGGTCACGTGGTCGGCGTCAACAACAACACCGACTTCCTGCGCGCCATCTCCGCCGGCACGGTGACCGCAGTATCGGTTCCGATCCATCGCGGCCGGCGCCAGCAGCTGTGGCTGATCACCATCACCGACGACACCGACCGTGTCGTGGCGCGAGGCCAGGTGCGGCTGCAGAACCTGCCCGCCGAGTAA
- a CDS encoding iron reductase, giving the protein MTVVVDDPLISSMAIAQAMPLHESSRRLRELYPECPRVYGVAVIGDLSRRRWWPLTQALTTDRLHSMFRLAAEETESRAAVAQQLAATLAHVVVGRVVPLLVLEGRAWDTGLENLWVHVDSEGAIDWVGVVDPTLRALPNDPFFGDHPNPRSHNAIRDGIVALPNEAALTTWIAHRSHRTLAPLFGKLAEVSGSAISIAAMWHIVGAAVVGAATQVPLLAGSSELTSMRRGQAVLDALVGFGLPVRGATRIPSVAAGKVLLN; this is encoded by the coding sequence ATGACGGTCGTGGTCGACGACCCGCTCATCTCGAGCATGGCCATTGCACAGGCGATGCCATTGCACGAATCGAGCCGCCGATTGCGTGAGCTTTATCCCGAATGTCCCCGCGTCTACGGAGTCGCGGTGATCGGCGATCTGTCACGCCGGCGCTGGTGGCCGTTGACGCAGGCGCTCACGACCGATCGGCTGCATTCGATGTTCAGGCTGGCGGCCGAGGAGACCGAAAGTCGTGCGGCGGTGGCCCAGCAGCTCGCTGCGACCCTGGCGCACGTGGTCGTCGGACGGGTGGTGCCCCTGCTCGTGCTCGAGGGTCGCGCCTGGGACACCGGCCTGGAGAATCTGTGGGTGCACGTGGATTCCGAGGGCGCGATCGACTGGGTTGGCGTCGTCGACCCCACGCTGCGCGCACTGCCGAACGACCCGTTCTTCGGTGACCATCCGAATCCTCGGTCGCACAACGCCATCCGGGATGGAATCGTCGCCCTGCCGAACGAGGCCGCACTGACGACGTGGATTGCACACCGCAGTCATCGCACCCTCGCGCCGTTGTTCGGCAAGCTTGCCGAGGTCAGCGGCTCGGCGATCTCGATAGCGGCCATGTGGCACATCGTCGGCGCCGCGGTGGTGGGCGCGGCGACGCAGGTGCCGCTGCTGGCGGGGTCCAGCGAGCTCACGAGCATGCGTCGCGGCCAGGCCGTGCTCGACGCGCTGGTCGGATTCGGGCTGCCCGTGCGGGGCGCCACGAGAATTCCGTCAGTAGCGGCAGGGAAGGTATTGCTAAATTAG
- a CDS encoding BlaI/MecI/CopY family transcriptional regulator: MAKLTRLGELERAVMDHLWSTREPQTVRQVHEALAAQRDLAYTTIMTVLQRLAKKNLVVQHRDDRAHRYAPTHGRDELVAGLMVDALDQAADSGDREAALVHFVERVNADEAAALRRALSELESKHRISPPAGEPGTG; this comes from the coding sequence ATGGCCAAGTTGACGCGTCTGGGGGAACTCGAACGCGCTGTGATGGACCACCTGTGGTCCACGCGCGAGCCCCAAACTGTGCGCCAGGTCCACGAGGCACTCGCGGCCCAGCGCGACCTCGCCTACACCACGATCATGACCGTCCTGCAACGGCTGGCGAAGAAGAATCTCGTCGTCCAGCACCGCGATGACCGGGCACATCGCTACGCCCCGACCCACGGGCGCGACGAACTGGTCGCCGGGTTGATGGTCGATGCCCTGGACCAAGCTGCGGACTCGGGTGACCGCGAGGCTGCGCTCGTGCATTTCGTCGAGCGCGTCAACGCGGACGAGGCGGCGGCTCTGCGCCGCGCGTTGTCCGAGTTGGAGAGCAAGCACCGGATATCGCCACCCGCTGGCGAGCCGGGCACCGGCTGA
- a CDS encoding M56 family metallopeptidase yields MSALAFSIMALVLSGPVPAMLARAKWPSRAPRAAIVLWQAIALAAVLSAFSAGIAIASRLFAPGPDGRPTSTLAGEIDVLGWPLWITYVAVFALTLMVGARLAVAVVQVAIATRRRRAHHRMVVDLVGKSHKSGLRILDVDEPLAYCLPGVRSRVVVSEGTLTTLADNEIAAILSHERAHLRARHDLVLEMFTAVHAAFPRFVRSASALDAVRLLIEMLADDAAVRAAGPTPLARALVACATGRTPAGALAAGGPTTVTRVRRLGGRGNSLGVAACAYVAAAAVLVVPTVAVVLPWLTELNRLFTA; encoded by the coding sequence GTGTCGGCGCTGGCCTTCTCCATCATGGCGCTGGTCCTGTCGGGACCGGTGCCGGCGATGCTGGCGCGGGCAAAGTGGCCGTCGCGGGCACCGCGGGCCGCGATCGTGCTGTGGCAAGCCATCGCGCTGGCCGCCGTACTCTCGGCCTTCTCCGCCGGAATCGCCATCGCGAGCAGGCTTTTCGCGCCCGGACCCGACGGCAGGCCGACCTCGACGCTCGCCGGTGAGATCGACGTGCTCGGCTGGCCACTGTGGATCACCTACGTGGCGGTATTCGCGCTGACGCTGATGGTGGGGGCGCGTCTTGCGGTGGCCGTCGTCCAGGTCGCGATAGCGACTCGGCGCAGGCGCGCACACCATCGGATGGTTGTCGACCTCGTCGGCAAGTCCCATAAATCCGGATTGCGCATTCTCGACGTCGACGAGCCCCTTGCTTACTGTCTGCCGGGCGTGCGCAGTCGCGTGGTGGTCAGCGAGGGCACTCTCACGACACTGGCAGACAACGAGATCGCCGCGATCCTGTCGCACGAGCGCGCACATCTGCGGGCCCGGCACGACCTGGTGCTCGAGATGTTCACCGCCGTCCACGCCGCGTTCCCGCGTTTCGTCCGCAGCGCGAGCGCACTTGATGCGGTGCGCTTGCTGATCGAGATGCTGGCCGACGACGCCGCCGTGCGTGCGGCGGGTCCCACTCCGTTGGCTCGCGCGCTGGTCGCGTGCGCCACGGGCCGCACACCCGCGGGAGCGCTGGCCGCGGGCGGGCCCACGACCGTGACCCGCGTACGCCGTCTCGGGGGCCGCGGTAACAGCCTGGGTGTGGCCGCATGCGCCTACGTGGCCGCCGCCGCCGTTCTGGTGGTGCCCACCGTCGCGGTGGTCCTGCCCTGGTTGACCGAGTTGAATCGTTTGTTCACTGCGTAG
- the gndA gene encoding NADP-dependent phosphogluconate dehydrogenase: MSSSENPTNGTAQIGVTGLAVMGSNLARNFASHGYTVALHNRSVAKTDALLAEHGSEGNFVRSETIPEFLAALEKPRRVIIMVKAGDPTDAVINELADAMEEGDIIIDGGNALYTDTIRREKAIRERGLHFVGAGISGGEEGALKGPSIMPGGPAESYKSLGPLLEEISAHVDDVPCCTHIGPDGAGHFVKMVHNGIEYSDMQLIGEAYQLLRDALGLSAPEIADVFAEWNSGDLDSFLIEITADVLRQTDAKTGKPLVDLILDEAEQKGTGRWTVKSALDLGVPVTGIAEAVFARALSGSVAQRKATTGLASGDLGEKPGDAARFIDDVSKALYASKIIAYAQGFNQIQAGSAEYDWGITPGDMATIWRGGCIIRAKFLNRIKEAFDETPDLPSLIVAPYFREAIEAAIDSWRRVVVTATELGIPIPGFSSALSYYDGLRTERLPAALTQGLRDFFGAHTYGRIDADPSARFHTLWSGDRSEVEA, from the coding sequence ATGAGCTCGTCTGAAAATCCCACGAATGGCACCGCTCAGATCGGGGTCACGGGCCTCGCGGTCATGGGATCCAACCTCGCGCGCAACTTCGCCAGCCACGGATACACCGTGGCGCTGCACAACCGGTCCGTCGCCAAGACCGACGCGCTGCTCGCCGAACACGGCTCCGAGGGCAATTTCGTGCGCAGCGAGACCATCCCCGAATTCCTTGCCGCGCTGGAGAAGCCACGCCGGGTGATCATCATGGTCAAGGCGGGCGACCCGACCGACGCCGTCATCAACGAGCTGGCCGATGCGATGGAGGAAGGCGACATCATCATCGACGGCGGCAACGCGCTCTACACCGACACCATCCGCCGCGAGAAGGCGATCCGCGAGCGCGGACTCCACTTCGTCGGCGCCGGCATCTCCGGCGGTGAGGAAGGCGCACTCAAGGGCCCGTCGATCATGCCCGGCGGTCCGGCCGAGTCCTACAAGTCGCTGGGCCCGCTGCTGGAGGAGATCTCCGCCCACGTCGACGACGTGCCGTGCTGCACCCATATCGGACCCGACGGCGCAGGGCACTTCGTGAAGATGGTGCACAACGGCATCGAGTACTCAGACATGCAGCTGATCGGTGAGGCCTACCAGCTGCTGCGCGATGCGCTGGGACTGAGCGCACCCGAGATCGCCGACGTCTTCGCCGAATGGAACTCCGGCGACCTGGACAGCTTCCTCATCGAGATCACCGCCGACGTGCTGCGGCAGACCGACGCCAAGACCGGCAAACCGCTTGTCGATCTCATCCTCGACGAGGCCGAGCAGAAGGGCACCGGACGGTGGACGGTGAAGTCGGCGCTGGACCTCGGGGTGCCGGTGACCGGGATCGCCGAGGCGGTGTTCGCCCGCGCGCTATCGGGTTCGGTGGCGCAGCGCAAGGCCACCACGGGTCTGGCGTCGGGCGATCTCGGCGAGAAGCCCGGCGATGCAGCACGATTCATCGATGACGTCAGCAAGGCACTGTATGCCTCCAAGATCATCGCGTACGCGCAGGGCTTCAACCAGATTCAGGCGGGCAGCGCCGAGTACGACTGGGGCATCACCCCGGGCGATATGGCCACCATCTGGCGTGGCGGATGCATCATCCGGGCCAAGTTCCTCAACCGCATCAAGGAAGCGTTCGACGAGACGCCGGATCTGCCGTCGCTGATCGTTGCCCCGTATTTCCGTGAAGCGATCGAGGCCGCGATCGACAGCTGGCGCCGCGTGGTGGTGACCGCGACCGAACTGGGCATCCCGATTCCGGGATTCTCCTCGGCGCTGTCCTATTACGACGGGTTGCGCACCGAACGGTTGCCTGCGGCGCTCACCCAGGGCCTGCGCGACTTCTTCGGCGCTCACACCTACGGCCGCATCGACGCCGATCCGTCCGCGCGGTTCCACACGCTGTGGAGCGGAGACCGCAGCGAGGTCGAGGCCTAG
- a CDS encoding GuaB1 family IMP dehydrogenase-related protein, producing MKFLNGHQPAFDLTYNDVFIVPGRSDVMSRMDVDLSTSDGSGTTIPVVVANMTAVAGRRMAETVARRGGIVVLPQDLPISVVQQTVDFVKSRDLVVDTPVVLSPDDSVSDAMALIHKRAHGAAVVLFEGRPIGLVTEAGCVGVDRFTRVRDIAIADFVTAPAGTDPRKVFDLLEHAPVDVAVLTEPDGTLAGVLTRTAAIRAGIYTPAVDATGRLRIAAAVGINGDVGAKARSLAEAGVDLLVIDTAHGHQLRMLDAVKAVAALDLGLPLAAGNVVSAEGTRDLISAGASIVKVGVGPGAMCTTRMMTGVGRPQFSAVLECAAAARQLGGHVWADGGVRHPRDVALALAAGASNVMIGSWFAGTYESPGDLMRDREDRPFKESYGMASKRAVAARTAADDPFDQARKSLFEEGISTSRMGLDPSRGGVEDLLDHITSGVRSTCTYVGAGNLAELPEKVVLGVQSPAGFAEGHPLPTGW from the coding sequence ATGAAGTTTCTCAACGGCCACCAGCCCGCCTTCGACCTGACCTACAACGACGTCTTCATCGTCCCCGGACGCTCCGATGTGATGTCCCGGATGGACGTCGACCTCTCGACGTCGGACGGCTCGGGCACCACGATCCCGGTGGTGGTGGCGAACATGACCGCGGTGGCGGGTCGGCGGATGGCCGAGACGGTCGCGCGTCGTGGCGGCATTGTCGTTCTGCCGCAAGATCTTCCGATCTCCGTGGTGCAGCAGACGGTCGACTTCGTGAAGAGTCGCGACCTGGTGGTCGACACCCCGGTCGTGCTCTCCCCCGACGACTCGGTGTCGGACGCGATGGCGCTGATTCACAAACGCGCCCACGGCGCCGCGGTGGTGCTGTTCGAGGGCAGGCCGATCGGCCTCGTCACCGAGGCGGGCTGCGTGGGTGTGGACCGGTTCACCCGGGTCCGCGACATCGCCATCGCCGACTTCGTCACCGCGCCCGCGGGCACCGACCCACGGAAGGTGTTTGACCTGCTCGAACACGCGCCCGTCGACGTCGCGGTGCTGACCGAACCGGACGGCACCCTGGCCGGTGTGCTCACCCGCACCGCCGCCATCCGTGCCGGCATCTACACACCTGCCGTCGACGCGACGGGCCGGTTGCGGATCGCCGCGGCGGTCGGCATCAACGGTGACGTGGGCGCGAAGGCGCGCAGCCTGGCCGAGGCGGGCGTCGACCTGCTGGTGATCGACACCGCGCACGGACATCAGCTGCGGATGCTGGACGCCGTCAAGGCGGTCGCCGCACTGGATCTGGGGCTGCCGTTGGCGGCGGGCAACGTGGTGTCCGCCGAAGGCACCCGCGACCTGATATCGGCGGGCGCGTCGATCGTGAAGGTCGGCGTCGGGCCCGGCGCGATGTGCACCACCCGGATGATGACGGGCGTGGGCCGGCCACAGTTCTCGGCGGTGCTCGAATGTGCCGCGGCGGCAAGACAACTCGGTGGTCACGTGTGGGCCGACGGCGGTGTCCGTCATCCCCGCGACGTCGCGCTGGCCCTCGCCGCAGGCGCCTCCAACGTCATGATCGGCTCGTGGTTCGCCGGCACCTACGAATCGCCGGGCGACCTCATGCGCGACCGCGAGGATCGGCCGTTCAAGGAAAGCTACGGCATGGCGTCCAAGCGCGCCGTCGCGGCGCGTACCGCCGCCGACGACCCGTTCGACCAGGCCCGCAAGTCGTTGTTCGAGGAGGGCATCTCCACGTCGCGGATGGGGCTGGACCCGTCCAGGGGCGGGGTCGAGGACCTGCTGGACCACATCACCTCCGGGGTGCGCAGCACGTGCACCTACGTGGGCGCAGGCAATCTCGCCGAGCTACCCGAGAAGGTTGTGCTGGGGGTGCAGTCCCCCGCGGGGTTCGCCGAGGGTCATCCACTGCCGACCGGCTGGTGA